A DNA window from Desulfovibrio sp. contains the following coding sequences:
- a CDS encoding HD domain-containing phosphohydrolase, whose protein sequence is MAAEQRKVLDVPMNINEEYYQISGEILSSFPKFRPPVDLFRFREDIAVLAPYCVKGSRLTSEQVDEVAQLCAEGDLFVSRSDHHIYSRHIVKQLDLVLQDNNLKEAEIADICIRALLMRCSDFFEQPVKTLFEPLYRDVMVVTEYLWSDKHHISTFMRRLFRKNNLARHSINSMIVGLWIWLQGAGEFRRKDMDRIAVAMLLHDVGMCKVPPFLLSKAGPLKQEEREKIIPHPIVGVRLMQKMEVSFDELLRACFEHHERLDGSGYPQHTKGNQTTKVGRLAAVADSFAAMICDRPFRKGKDIVQSAKELANDPRYDQEMANALFGGFAAGTIGQMVDMDAVVDTPQPE, encoded by the coding sequence ATGGCCGCAGAGCAAAGGAAAGTTCTTGATGTTCCCATGAACATCAACGAGGAATATTATCAGATCAGCGGCGAAATCCTGTCGAGCTTTCCCAAGTTCCGGCCTCCGGTAGATCTGTTCAGGTTTCGCGAAGATATCGCTGTGCTCGCTCCCTACTGCGTCAAGGGGAGCCGCCTGACCAGCGAACAGGTGGATGAAGTGGCGCAGTTGTGCGCGGAGGGCGATCTTTTTGTGTCGCGCTCCGACCACCACATTTACTCGCGCCACATCGTCAAGCAGCTTGACCTTGTGCTGCAGGACAACAACCTCAAGGAAGCGGAAATCGCAGACATCTGCATTCGCGCCCTGCTTATGCGTTGCAGCGACTTTTTTGAGCAGCCTGTCAAAACGCTCTTTGAACCGCTGTACCGCGATGTTATGGTTGTTACTGAGTACCTGTGGAGCGACAAACACCACATCAGCACATTCATGCGCCGTCTGTTCCGCAAAAACAACCTTGCACGGCATTCCATCAACAGCATGATTGTGGGCCTGTGGATATGGTTGCAGGGCGCAGGTGAATTCCGACGCAAAGACATGGATCGCATTGCTGTTGCCATGCTGCTGCACGATGTGGGCATGTGCAAGGTTCCCCCTTTCCTGCTCAGCAAGGCTGGTCCACTGAAACAGGAAGAAAGGGAAAAAATCATTCCCCATCCCATTGTGGGCGTTCGCTTGATGCAAAAGATGGAAGTGTCTTTTGACGAGCTGCTGCGCGCCTGCTTTGAGCACCACGAGCGGCTTGATGGTTCCGGCTATCCCCAGCACACCAAGGGCAACCAGACCACCAAGGTTGGACGCCTCGCAGCGGTGGCCGACTCTTTTGCCGCCATGATTTGCGACCGGCCTTTCAGAAAGGGCAAGGATATTGTGCAGTCTGCCAAGGAGCTTGCCAACGACCCACGCTATGACCAGGAAATGGCCAACGCCCTGTTCGGTGGTTTTGCCGCAGGCACTATCGGGCAAATGGTCGACATGGACGCAGTGGTGGATACGCCGCAGCCGGAATAG
- a CDS encoding 4Fe-4S binding protein, protein MTPRLHTVFFSPTGSSRSMAQETARVLEQELTQNMPLARGDDWDWTFPEGRAAARTLGAEDVLVFAFPVYAGRIPPLLMEPLARLAGHGARAVPLAVYGNRHYDDALLEAVDLFVANGFSVPAAGAFVAEHSMTAKVGAGRPDAEDMAAIADFARRAASVIPCGKSATVAVPGNRPYKALPPAADIRPQTLDSCTQCGLCASVCPVRVIDADNAAQVAQGCLRCCACVKICPEQAKYFDNPQVDKIVAMLESKCRERREPEVFFAAAGKM, encoded by the coding sequence ATGACCCCAAGGCTTCATACGGTCTTTTTCAGCCCAACTGGCAGCAGCCGCAGCATGGCGCAAGAAACTGCCCGTGTTCTGGAGCAGGAACTGACGCAGAATATGCCACTGGCGCGCGGCGATGACTGGGACTGGACGTTTCCTGAAGGGCGGGCGGCAGCCCGCACGCTTGGGGCGGAGGATGTGCTGGTTTTTGCCTTTCCGGTCTATGCAGGGCGTATTCCCCCATTGCTGATGGAGCCGCTGGCAAGGTTGGCAGGGCATGGCGCGCGAGCGGTTCCGCTTGCCGTGTATGGCAACAGGCACTATGACGATGCCCTGCTTGAAGCGGTTGATCTGTTTGTAGCCAACGGTTTTTCCGTACCTGCGGCAGGGGCCTTTGTGGCAGAGCACAGCATGACGGCAAAGGTCGGGGCAGGTCGGCCTGATGCAGAAGATATGGCCGCTATCGCGGATTTTGCCCGCAGGGCAGCTAGCGTCATCCCCTGTGGAAAAAGCGCAACGGTGGCTGTGCCCGGCAACCGCCCTTACAAGGCGCTGCCCCCAGCGGCGGATATTCGGCCCCAGACCCTTGATTCATGTACGCAGTGCGGCTTGTGCGCCAGCGTGTGCCCTGTGCGCGTGATTGATGCCGACAATGCCGCGCAGGTGGCGCAGGGCTGTTTGCGCTGTTGCGCCTGCGTAAAAATCTGCCCGGAACAGGCAAAGTATTTTGACAATCCGCAGGTGGACAAAATCGTTGCCATGCTTGAAAGCAAGTGCCGTGAACGGCGTGAGCCAGAAGTGTTTTTTGCCGCAGCGGGCAAAATGTAA
- a CDS encoding penicillin-binding transpeptidase domain-containing protein yields the protein MFKLSSRKRNVSSAGPARATKPQTTRNLVSSGKGTSSPAWMGNVDWGRARIKIVVCIFCLLWVGLWGRAWYLQMMEGPRLAERARRQHTATELVTGRRGMIFDRNGQVLARSVEAKSIYARPQDITDFQAMANTLGPILGMEPQKLYDDLAQTKRRFVWLKRKVDDYTAEAVRKANITGIGLSKEYDRVYPFKHMAGQLLGFVGLDDKGLEGIERSLDSRLGCIPTRQIVQRDAMGRRFYLHEEGQSEPVGQDLTLTIDMQIQFFVEEAVARTVREYDARWGGALVVDVASGEIMAWAQYPFFNPNNYKDFSPLVYRNRLAADALEPGSTFKPFVMAAAIQERKVTPNTLIDCEGGKWVTKNFTIRDTSRQGILPAAKVLRYSSNIGMAKIGLSMGAPTFYKYMHALGFGQRTGVPVSESRGILRAPRDWSEVDIMSTSFGQSISVTGLQMAQGYLTLLNNGVYKPLRLTREDGAVDEVRPRIYSETAVREVMHMMRDVVEEPDGTGKRARVDGIDVGGKTGTAQKADHRSGTYGSKRLASFVGFFPADKPKYFVMVMVDEPSRNQYGGVVAAPVFKEVASRMVSYTGMFNETKVAEADKKASEGEGPATKIRQRGLKLAALEVPYATDTRKLAPPQQAEGMRLPGHLAKASSKVPDVMGKSVRNAVELFARAGVVPELKGSGSRVVKQTPAPGVAWPEEGKDIEYILWLSER from the coding sequence ATGTTCAAACTCAGTTCTCGCAAACGCAATGTGTCCAGCGCTGGCCCTGCCCGTGCCACCAAGCCGCAGACCACCCGCAACCTTGTTTCTTCGGGCAAGGGCACGAGCTCTCCGGCCTGGATGGGCAATGTGGACTGGGGCCGCGCCCGCATCAAGATCGTTGTCTGCATCTTCTGCTTGCTGTGGGTCGGGCTGTGGGGGCGCGCATGGTACCTCCAGATGATGGAGGGGCCGCGCCTTGCGGAGCGCGCGCGTCGCCAGCATACGGCTACGGAGCTGGTCACCGGGCGCCGCGGCATGATCTTTGACCGCAACGGTCAGGTGCTGGCCCGCAGTGTGGAAGCAAAATCCATTTACGCCCGCCCGCAGGACATCACCGATTTTCAGGCCATGGCCAACACCCTTGGCCCCATTCTGGGCATGGAGCCGCAGAAGCTGTATGATGATCTGGCGCAGACCAAGCGCCGCTTTGTCTGGCTGAAGCGCAAGGTGGACGATTATACCGCCGAGGCCGTGCGCAAGGCCAACATCACCGGCATAGGCCTGAGCAAGGAATATGACCGCGTTTATCCCTTCAAGCACATGGCTGGGCAGCTTCTTGGCTTTGTGGGCCTTGACGACAAGGGCCTTGAAGGGATTGAGCGCTCGCTTGATTCGCGCCTTGGCTGCATTCCCACGCGCCAGATTGTGCAGCGCGATGCCATGGGCCGCCGTTTTTATCTGCACGAAGAAGGCCAGAGCGAACCGGTGGGGCAGGATCTGACCCTCACCATCGACATGCAAATCCAGTTTTTTGTTGAAGAAGCCGTGGCGCGTACCGTGCGGGAATATGATGCCCGCTGGGGCGGGGCGCTGGTGGTTGATGTGGCCTCGGGCGAAATTATGGCCTGGGCGCAGTATCCTTTCTTCAATCCCAACAATTATAAGGATTTTTCGCCGCTTGTTTACCGCAACAGGCTGGCTGCCGATGCTCTGGAACCGGGTTCCACGTTCAAGCCTTTTGTGATGGCCGCCGCCATTCAGGAACGCAAGGTTACGCCCAATACACTTATCGACTGCGAAGGCGGCAAGTGGGTGACCAAAAACTTCACCATCCGCGACACATCGCGGCAGGGGATATTGCCCGCTGCCAAGGTGCTGCGCTATTCGTCCAACATTGGCATGGCCAAGATCGGCCTGTCTATGGGCGCACCCACCTTCTACAAATATATGCATGCCCTGGGCTTTGGGCAGCGCACGGGCGTACCTGTGTCTGAAAGCCGAGGCATCCTGCGCGCTCCGCGCGACTGGAGCGAAGTGGACATCATGTCCACCTCGTTTGGTCAGAGTATTTCGGTGACAGGCCTCCAGATGGCGCAGGGCTACCTGACCCTGCTCAACAACGGCGTGTACAAGCCCTTGCGCCTCACGCGCGAAGACGGCGCTGTGGATGAGGTGCGCCCCCGCATTTATTCTGAAACCGCCGTGCGCGAAGTCATGCACATGATGCGTGATGTTGTTGAAGAACCGGACGGTACAGGTAAACGCGCCCGTGTGGACGGCATTGACGTGGGCGGCAAGACCGGTACGGCCCAGAAGGCCGACCACAGGTCGGGCACATACGGCAGCAAGCGTCTTGCTTCGTTCGTGGGCTTTTTCCCTGCAGACAAGCCCAAGTATTTTGTAATGGTCATGGTCGATGAACCTTCGCGCAACCAGTACGGCGGCGTGGTCGCAGCACCTGTGTTCAAGGAAGTTGCCTCCCGCATGGTGTCGTACACGGGCATGTTTAATGAAACCAAGGTGGCGGAAGCGGATAAAAAAGCCTCCGAGGGTGAAGGCCCGGCCACCAAGATCCGTCAGCGTGGCCTCAAGCTTGCCGCGCTGGAGGTTCCCTATGCCACCGACACCAGAAAGCTGGCCCCGCCGCAGCAGGCCGAAGGCATGCGTTTGCCTGGGCATCTGGCCAAGGCCAGCAGCAAGGTGCCGGACGTGATGGGCAAGTCTGTGCGCAATGCTGTTGAACTGTTTGCCCGCGCGGGTGTTGTGCCTGAACTCAAAGGATCCGGCAGCAGGGTGGTCAAGCAGACCCCTGCTCCTGGTGTGGCCTGGCCTGAAGAAGGCAAGGACATCGAATATATTCTCTGGCTTTCCGAACGGTAA
- the murF gene encoding UDP-N-acetylmuramoyl-tripeptide--D-alanyl-D-alanine ligase, translated as MRLTYNEIAARLGLSALESDIALTATVTDSREAAPGVLFVCIPGSRVDGHDFVPAAVELGASAVLASRALPDAGVPVLVVEDTVKALGSIAAMWRDKTTAKVVGVTGTAGKTTLKEVLAQVLSVRGKTAKNALNNNNQIGMPRAMLATDGDEDFWVMEAGISHEGDMEELSSVMRPDIGLILNVGAGHTEGLGSKGVAWHKSRLLTNLAPKGIGLVCADYPELVREARATGAELHFFSATGKAVEYRASYAGPAPAQVDSRDDAAMGIDAPDDRRGLYHLWLDGVRCDVTAPFRGEYGAENVIAVAAVAHLLGLSTAEIAQGLSQSDLPVQRFNQTRVGKWLLIDDTYNANPLSMRRMLDAAAERAAGRLFVPVLGEMLELGPQAAAEHESLGKHLAELKPSAVFWKGGHGENIRAGLTCGGYTGPWFEVYDAAAFAAAWAQLTASAFAENKTSGVALFKGSRGNRLECLLQTLTEPEAVRG; from the coding sequence TTGCGACTGACCTACAATGAAATAGCGGCCCGTCTGGGCCTGAGCGCCCTTGAGAGCGACATTGCGCTGACCGCCACAGTGACGGACAGCCGCGAAGCCGCGCCCGGGGTTCTCTTTGTCTGCATCCCCGGCAGCAGGGTGGACGGGCACGACTTTGTGCCTGCCGCCGTGGAACTGGGGGCTTCTGCCGTGCTGGCTTCCCGGGCGCTGCCTGATGCAGGTGTGCCCGTGCTGGTGGTGGAAGATACGGTCAAGGCCCTTGGCAGCATAGCCGCCATGTGGCGAGACAAAACTACCGCCAAAGTAGTGGGTGTTACGGGCACTGCGGGCAAAACAACGCTCAAGGAAGTGTTGGCTCAGGTGCTTTCCGTGCGCGGCAAGACCGCCAAGAACGCCCTGAACAACAACAACCAGATCGGCATGCCCCGCGCCATGCTCGCCACTGACGGCGATGAAGATTTTTGGGTCATGGAGGCTGGCATCAGCCACGAGGGCGACATGGAAGAACTGTCGTCCGTCATGCGCCCTGACATTGGCCTCATTCTCAATGTTGGCGCAGGCCACACCGAAGGGCTGGGCAGCAAGGGCGTGGCCTGGCACAAATCGCGTCTGCTCACCAATCTTGCCCCCAAGGGCATTGGCCTTGTGTGCGCCGATTATCCAGAACTTGTGCGCGAGGCCAGAGCCACAGGCGCGGAACTGCATTTTTTCAGCGCCACAGGCAAAGCCGTGGAATATCGTGCCTCATACGCAGGGCCAGCCCCCGCGCAGGTCGACAGCCGGGATGATGCCGCAATGGGCATAGATGCGCCGGACGACAGGCGCGGCCTGTACCACCTCTGGCTTGACGGTGTGCGTTGCGATGTAACAGCGCCTTTCAGGGGAGAGTACGGTGCGGAGAATGTCATAGCCGTTGCTGCCGTTGCCCATCTGTTGGGCCTGAGTACTGCGGAAATTGCTCAGGGCCTGTCCCAGAGCGATCTGCCCGTGCAGCGGTTCAACCAGACGCGCGTGGGCAAATGGCTGCTTATTGACGACACCTATAATGCCAACCCGCTTTCCATGCGCCGTATGCTTGATGCCGCGGCAGAGCGCGCCGCTGGCAGGCTTTTTGTGCCTGTGCTCGGCGAGATGCTCGAGCTTGGGCCGCAGGCTGCGGCAGAGCACGAATCCCTCGGCAAACATCTGGCTGAACTTAAACCCTCGGCAGTATTCTGGAAGGGCGGCCACGGCGAAAATATCCGCGCCGGGCTGACTTGTGGGGGCTATACAGGGCCGTGGTTCGAGGTGTATGACGCTGCGGCTTTTGCCGCTGCATGGGCCCAATTGACGGCCAGTGCTTTTGCAGAAAACAAGACCAGCGGCGTGGCTCTGTTCAAGGGATCACGCGGCAACAGGCTGGAATGTCTGCTCCAGACTCTCACAGAGCCGGAGGCCGTGCGGGGCTGA
- a CDS encoding protein MraZ, translating to MKKLFTKSLSRSLDPKGRLMLPPEYREGLCADGGSGTFWLTAFYGRLVAYLPADWDMVTEQLGSIPMPSPRLSHFKTKVMGLAQELEPDAQGRVRIPQVLMREAGLHKDAMLVGMLNKFEIWDQERFNALQLEDVSDELSGLGITLSL from the coding sequence GTGAAAAAACTGTTCACAAAAAGCCTTTCCCGCAGCCTAGACCCCAAGGGGCGACTCATGCTGCCGCCGGAATACCGCGAAGGACTCTGCGCGGACGGCGGCTCTGGGACGTTTTGGCTTACTGCTTTTTACGGACGCCTGGTGGCCTATCTGCCCGCCGACTGGGACATGGTTACAGAACAGCTTGGCAGTATCCCCATGCCTTCACCCAGGCTTTCGCACTTCAAAACAAAGGTTATGGGCCTTGCCCAGGAACTCGAGCCCGATGCCCAGGGGCGGGTGCGCATTCCGCAGGTGCTGATGCGCGAGGCAGGGTTGCACAAGGATGCAATGCTTGTGGGCATGCTGAACAAATTTGAAATCTGGGATCAGGAACGCTTCAATGCCCTCCAGCTTGAGGATGTGTCCGACGAGCTTTCCGGGCTTGGCATAACTCTCAGTCTATAG
- a CDS encoding glycine zipper domain-containing protein, giving the protein MKNLLIITLLAALFVSGIGCTNMSKTQQGVASGAALGALGGAGIAAIAGGSAAWGALAGAGVGALAGGIVGHEQSKKAW; this is encoded by the coding sequence ATGAAAAACTTGTTGATAATCACGTTGCTGGCCGCCTTGTTTGTCAGCGGCATTGGTTGCACCAATATGAGCAAGACCCAGCAGGGTGTTGCCAGCGGCGCGGCCCTTGGCGCGCTTGGCGGCGCTGGCATTGCCGCCATTGCCGGTGGATCCGCTGCCTGGGGCGCTCTGGCTGGCGCGGGCGTGGGCGCTCTGGCTGGCGGCATAGTCGGGCACGAGCAGAGCAAAAAAGCCTGGTAA
- the pyk gene encoding pyruvate kinase, with the protein MRTKIVATIGPASNSKEKLHELAEAGVSVFRLNFSHGSAADFVAIIQSIREVEAAIGRPITIMQDLSGPKIRLGVLPETSITVTKGMELLLGPSDRHVDDFPYLPFDHDVILESLEPGDRMVLADGGLQFVVTECRADGLVLLKADNSGIVTSRKGLALPGKATKVRALTDKDKKDLADGLKLGVDAVAISYVQTADDVREAKELIAAAGKNLPVVVKLERQSAVDNLAEILHETDVVMVARGDLGVECPLPLLPALQKHIISACNKASKPVIVATQMLLSMVNSPAPTRAETTDVANAVLDGADCVMLSEETAMGNFPVETVRYMRRITDEAERLLLLNRKLEEPDSDKGIPEFLAYSACLLADKASAKAIVSHSLSGSSARQVSARRPPQSIYALTPDPVSIKALNFVWGVRPVFVENPQEEPSHLIRAESFIHNSPDFEPDDCAVITAGQVKGSSATPRGTNLVKIYWK; encoded by the coding sequence ATGAGAACGAAAATTGTCGCTACTATCGGTCCCGCTTCCAACAGCAAAGAAAAACTGCACGAACTGGCCGAGGCCGGAGTCAGTGTGTTTCGCCTCAATTTTTCGCATGGCAGCGCAGCGGACTTTGTTGCTATCATCCAGAGCATTCGTGAGGTGGAAGCGGCCATCGGGCGGCCCATCACCATCATGCAGGATCTTTCCGGCCCCAAAATCCGCCTTGGCGTGCTGCCCGAAACCAGCATAACCGTCACCAAGGGCATGGAGCTGCTGCTCGGCCCCAGCGACCGCCATGTGGACGATTTCCCCTATCTGCCCTTTGACCACGACGTGATCCTCGAAAGCCTCGAACCCGGCGACCGCATGGTGCTGGCTGACGGCGGGCTCCAGTTTGTGGTTACGGAATGCCGCGCGGACGGTCTTGTGCTGCTCAAGGCGGACAACTCCGGCATCGTCACCTCGCGCAAGGGTCTGGCCCTGCCAGGCAAGGCCACCAAGGTGCGCGCCCTGACGGATAAGGACAAAAAAGACCTTGCGGACGGCCTCAAACTAGGTGTGGACGCAGTGGCAATCTCCTACGTGCAGACTGCGGACGACGTGCGCGAAGCCAAGGAGCTTATCGCCGCTGCCGGCAAAAACCTGCCCGTGGTCGTCAAGCTTGAGCGGCAGAGCGCCGTGGACAACCTTGCCGAGATTCTGCACGAGACTGACGTAGTCATGGTGGCTCGCGGCGACCTTGGCGTAGAATGCCCCCTGCCCCTTCTGCCCGCGCTGCAAAAGCACATCATCAGCGCATGCAACAAGGCCTCCAAGCCTGTTATTGTTGCCACGCAGATGCTGCTCTCCATGGTCAACAGCCCCGCCCCTACCCGCGCGGAAACCACTGACGTTGCCAATGCCGTGCTTGACGGCGCGGACTGCGTGATGCTTTCGGAAGAAACCGCCATGGGCAACTTCCCCGTTGAAACCGTGCGCTACATGCGCCGCATCACGGACGAAGCCGAACGCCTGCTGCTGCTCAACCGCAAGCTTGAAGAGCCGGACAGCGACAAGGGCATACCAGAATTTCTGGCCTACTCCGCCTGCCTGCTGGCAGACAAGGCTTCGGCCAAGGCCATTGTGTCGCACAGTCTTTCGGGCAGTTCGGCCCGGCAGGTCTCTGCCCGCCGCCCCCCGCAAAGCATCTATGCACTCACGCCTGACCCGGTTTCCATCAAGGCCCTCAACTTCGTTTGGGGCGTGAGGCCGGTTTTTGTGGAAAATCCGCAGGAAGAACCAAGTCACCTTATTCGGGCCGAGAGCTTTATCCATAACAGCCCGGATTTTGAACCTGACGACTGCGCGGTTATTACCGCTGGTCAGGTCAAGGGGTCTTCCGCCACGCCCCGTGGCACAAACCTTGTCAAAATTTACTGGAAGTAG
- a CDS encoding UDP-N-acetylmuramoyl-L-alanyl-D-glutamate--2,6-diaminopimelate ligase translates to MEREFAALLEQCRRGGIEVRVDSRQVNSGDIFVAVPGVNEDGARFIPAAVAAGASIVVCRPGGAEEAAALAGGCHVVHHSDPREALWRLAEARWRTSELPLKIVGVTGTNGKTTCSYLLEQLFAQAGHKLGVMGTVSYRWPGHAEAAPLTTPDALSVHAMLAAMAKAGVDVAVMEVSSHAIDQQRVCGVPFSGAAFTNLTQDHLDYHKSMESYFQVKARLFLELPRPDKAMAVNADDPWGRRLLELCPTALSFGLQKGALNKRHLWGELLSAGTDGCHMRMHLEGSKWELRSPLVGAFNASNLLAVQAVALEMGIEPDAFKSLESFTGVSGRLERVENPQGLNVFVDYAHTPDALENVLQALRGAGFKRVVTVFGCGGNRDRTKRPLMGEAVARWSDVAVLTSDNPRFEEPEAILQDVLPGLKSAREVVVEVDRRAATIKALKMLGKDDALLIAGKGHEDYQIIQGVKHHYSDQEVVREFLHCD, encoded by the coding sequence ATGGAACGGGAATTTGCAGCCCTTCTTGAACAGTGCAGACGTGGCGGTATTGAAGTGCGCGTCGATTCTCGCCAGGTCAATTCCGGCGATATCTTTGTTGCCGTGCCTGGCGTTAACGAAGACGGGGCGCGTTTTATTCCCGCCGCAGTAGCCGCAGGGGCTTCCATTGTCGTTTGCCGCCCCGGCGGAGCGGAAGAAGCTGCCGCACTTGCTGGCGGCTGCCACGTTGTGCACCATTCCGACCCGCGCGAGGCGCTCTGGCGTCTGGCGGAGGCCCGCTGGCGCACCAGTGAACTGCCGCTCAAGATCGTGGGCGTTACAGGCACCAACGGCAAGACCACCTGCTCCTATCTGCTTGAGCAGCTCTTTGCGCAGGCCGGGCACAAACTTGGCGTCATGGGCACTGTCAGCTACCGCTGGCCCGGTCATGCGGAAGCCGCGCCCCTCACTACGCCCGATGCCCTGAGCGTGCACGCCATGCTGGCCGCCATGGCCAAGGCGGGCGTGGATGTGGCGGTGATGGAAGTGTCCTCCCATGCCATTGACCAGCAGCGCGTCTGCGGCGTCCCTTTTTCCGGCGCAGCCTTTACCAATCTGACGCAGGATCATCTGGATTATCACAAGAGCATGGAAAGCTACTTCCAGGTCAAGGCCCGCCTGTTCCTGGAACTGCCACGGCCCGACAAAGCCATGGCTGTCAACGCCGACGATCCATGGGGCCGTCGCCTGCTTGAGCTGTGCCCCACGGCCCTCTCCTTTGGTTTGCAGAAAGGCGCGCTGAACAAGCGTCACCTCTGGGGTGAACTGCTTTCTGCCGGAACAGACGGCTGCCATATGCGCATGCATCTTGAGGGCAGCAAGTGGGAACTTCGCTCGCCTCTGGTGGGCGCGTTCAACGCCTCAAACCTGCTGGCCGTGCAGGCCGTTGCCCTTGAAATGGGTATTGAGCCTGATGCTTTCAAATCTCTTGAAAGTTTTACAGGAGTGAGCGGGCGGCTTGAACGTGTGGAAAATCCCCAAGGATTAAATGTATTTGTAGACTATGCCCACACGCCGGATGCGTTGGAAAACGTTTTGCAGGCCCTGCGGGGGGCTGGATTCAAACGCGTTGTTACTGTATTTGGCTGCGGCGGCAATCGTGACCGCACCAAGCGCCCCCTCATGGGCGAGGCGGTTGCCCGCTGGTCCGACGTGGCAGTGCTGACCTCCGACAACCCGCGTTTTGAAGAGCCGGAAGCCATTTTGCAGGATGTCCTGCCCGGTTTGAAATCCGCCCGCGAAGTTGTGGTTGAAGTTGACCGCCGCGCGGCTACCATCAAGGCGCTGAAAATGCTCGGCAAGGACGATGCATTGCTTATTGCAGGCAAGGGCCATGAGGATTATCAGATCATCCAGGGCGTCAAACACCACTATAGCGACCAGGAAGTAGTTAGGGAGTTTCTTCATTGCGACTGA
- the rsmH gene encoding 16S rRNA (cytosine(1402)-N(4))-methyltransferase RsmH — MTEILDNIAEPVRHVPVLPAETLEALSPRAGGRYLDGTLGMGGHASAVLGTASDIELCGLDRDEDAMALARQRLAPFGNRAHIFHCNYSNFPDALAELGWNKVDGALLDIGVSSLQLDEAERGFSFHGDGPLDMRMDQNSGQPSAWHWVNRESFAKLKECIAMLGEEPQAGRIARVIVESRQKASIDTTAELAALVEKAYPAAWRAKARRHPATRTFQALRMAVNDELGELRRFLDSILAYLPIGGRLAVITFHSLEDRMVKQAMRHWAEGCRCPRHVPVCVCHHQPEVRILFKKPVTATPEELAVNPRSSSAKLRAVEKIAEATGA; from the coding sequence ATGACGGAAATTTTGGATAACATCGCTGAACCAGTGCGGCACGTGCCGGTGCTTCCGGCAGAAACGCTGGAGGCTCTTTCGCCCCGCGCCGGTGGTCGCTATCTAGACGGCACCCTTGGTATGGGCGGTCATGCCTCGGCTGTGCTCGGCACCGCCAGCGACATTGAACTGTGCGGCCTCGACCGGGACGAAGACGCCATGGCTCTTGCGCGTCAGCGCCTTGCCCCCTTTGGCAACCGCGCTCACATTTTTCATTGCAATTACAGCAATTTTCCCGATGCGCTGGCAGAACTGGGCTGGAACAAGGTGGACGGAGCGCTGCTGGATATCGGCGTTTCTTCGCTCCAGCTTGATGAAGCCGAACGCGGTTTCAGCTTTCACGGCGATGGCCCGCTCGATATGCGCATGGATCAGAATTCCGGTCAGCCATCGGCCTGGCACTGGGTCAACCGCGAAAGTTTTGCAAAGCTCAAGGAATGCATCGCCATGCTGGGCGAAGAACCCCAGGCAGGGCGCATTGCCCGTGTGATTGTGGAATCGCGCCAGAAGGCCAGCATAGACACCACGGCAGAACTGGCGGCCCTGGTGGAAAAGGCCTACCCCGCAGCATGGCGGGCCAAGGCCCGGCGGCATCCGGCCACGCGCACCTTTCAGGCCTTGCGCATGGCCGTCAACGACGAGCTGGGGGAATTGCGGCGTTTCCTTGATAGCATACTGGCTTATCTGCCCATCGGCGGCAGGCTCGCCGTCATAACGTTTCACTCGCTTGAAGACCGCATGGTCAAGCAGGCCATGCGTCACTGGGCAGAAGGCTGCCGCTGCCCGCGCCATGTGCCGGTATGCGTGTGCCATCATCAGCCCGAAGTGCGCATCCTGTTCAAAAAGCCCGTGACCGCCACGCCCGAAGAGCTGGCCGTCAACCCTCGCTCCAGCAGCGCCAAGCTGCGCGCTGTGGAAAAAATAGCCGAGGCGACCGGAGCATGA